A genomic window from Exiguobacterium acetylicum DSM 20416 includes:
- a CDS encoding YveK family protein has translation MNETISLQELFSILRKSFWRILALTIVAALISFAVSSFLIKPTYQAGTQILVTPKKQDNEVIDAQSVQSSVTLVNTYRVIIKSPAILEQVQKEVPNAPTNMNALNNMVTVESEQNSQVINVSVQSTDAALASNLANSIAEVFSSDVQELMSVDNVTVLSTSGIPTSPVSPNIILNTAIAAVVGLLLGVGLAFLREVLDRRIRTEDQVQQILDLPVLGSIPDIDSKVFKSSSKAAKREAVKQYG, from the coding sequence ATGAATGAAACGATTAGCTTGCAGGAATTATTTTCGATTTTACGTAAATCGTTCTGGCGCATCTTGGCGTTGACGATCGTCGCCGCCCTCATCTCATTTGCCGTCAGTAGCTTTTTGATTAAACCGACGTATCAAGCAGGGACGCAAATTCTCGTCACACCGAAGAAACAAGACAATGAAGTCATTGATGCACAGTCTGTCCAGTCGTCTGTCACATTGGTTAATACATATCGGGTCATCATCAAGAGCCCGGCGATTTTAGAACAGGTTCAAAAGGAAGTTCCGAACGCACCAACGAATATGAATGCTTTGAACAACATGGTCACGGTCGAAAGTGAACAAAACTCTCAGGTCATTAACGTCTCTGTCCAAAGTACCGATGCAGCATTAGCATCCAACTTGGCGAACTCGATTGCTGAAGTCTTTAGTTCAGACGTTCAAGAATTAATGAGTGTTGATAACGTTACGGTCTTGTCGACATCAGGTATCCCAACGTCACCTGTCAGTCCCAATATTATTTTGAACACAGCAATCGCAGCAGTCGTTGGACTCTTACTCGGTGTCGGTCTTGCCTTCTTACGTGAAGTACTAGACCGTCGCATTCGGACAGAAGATCAAGTCCAACAGATTCTTGATCTCCCAGTTCTCGGTAGTATCCCGGATATCGATAGTAAAGTATTCAAGTCATCGTCAAAAGCAGCAAAACGAGAGGCGGTCAAACAATATGGCTAA
- a CDS encoding LCP family protein has translation MKKRWTPLKIMLLIALVLVVGVGGFIGYTYYQVDQTVKKIQSPVKNTGDKVVEEQKPVSVLLLGVDQRPGERGRSDSIMVMTLNPTRNESRLISIPRDTKVDIVGKGTNDKINHAYSFGGPEMAIKTVEKFLNIPINYYAEINMEGFTSLVDAVGGVTVNNDIDFTVSGTHFPVGKVNLDGKSALKFTRMRYEDPRGDFGRQMRQREVIAQVANKLSSDVSVSNFNAIMDVVGKNAQTNVSFKPMRTLAFDYMDAFRNQKNLKLEGTGGKEGDGIYYWHPTEDSLKETQTALRYSLDME, from the coding sequence GTGAAAAAACGCTGGACACCACTGAAAATCATGCTATTGATCGCACTTGTCCTCGTCGTCGGTGTCGGCGGATTCATCGGCTATACATATTATCAAGTCGACCAAACGGTCAAAAAAATTCAATCACCCGTCAAGAATACGGGAGACAAAGTCGTCGAAGAGCAAAAGCCGGTTTCGGTTCTGTTACTTGGTGTCGACCAACGTCCAGGAGAGCGCGGACGCAGTGACTCAATCATGGTCATGACATTGAACCCGACACGAAATGAAAGTCGATTGATCAGTATTCCCCGGGACACGAAGGTTGATATCGTCGGAAAAGGAACAAATGATAAGATCAACCATGCGTATTCATTCGGTGGACCGGAGATGGCAATCAAGACAGTCGAAAAGTTTCTTAATATCCCAATCAACTACTATGCAGAAATCAATATGGAAGGGTTCACGTCCTTGGTTGATGCAGTCGGTGGGGTGACGGTCAATAACGACATCGACTTTACGGTCAGTGGGACACATTTCCCAGTCGGTAAAGTCAACTTAGATGGAAAATCAGCATTGAAGTTCACACGGATGCGTTATGAAGATCCACGTGGTGACTTCGGTCGACAGATGCGCCAACGGGAAGTCATCGCCCAAGTCGCAAACAAATTGTCATCTGATGTTTCAGTCAGTAACTTCAACGCCATCATGGATGTCGTCGGCAAAAACGCTCAGACGAACGTTTCGTTTAAACCGATGCGTACTTTAGCATTTGATTACATGGATGCCTTCCGTAACCAGAAGAACTTGAAACTCGAAGGAACGGGTGGAAAAGAAGGCGACGGAATTTATTACTGGCACCCGACAGAAGATTCATTAAAAGAGACACAAACGGCATTACGCTATTCACTCGATATGGAATGA
- a CDS encoding glycoside hydrolase family 70 protein, with product MNKAKKVSTGLLAALVATSGLTYAPESAKAFAPSEKLDNRVIFQSFSLYQPYESNMYRTLAKKGELLNSWGVTDVWLPPAYRSFDMARYMEGYAIADRYDLGEFPQGPGGSVATKYGKATQLEMMVDMLHDDNIKVQMDLVPNQMLGLNKREAVFVRRATSSGEPFMNPFTGGEKTKTLATPYLAYTKGGGMGQEKYGYLKEWNKSFINGTSLQGQGMGRVMTDKDGKPYRYFGKDDANNYLPEWLLDAAKTQNLNVVDTYLAADGWYEVSPENWKPMLSQYAKDEGYLEYMKQNGFETKEALLTSTENTKIASLTEEYMKTQAAYGYGSEERSYQNDNSGIDIEDQFLFVDETGFPTQAYNKTMTNNDEFLIGVDLANSNPEVIKEQKNWMKWMLETYKFDGFRIDAASHYDTAILKAEAEISKAHFGKQDYLSYIESYKTEQNAYMKANNNEQLVMDGELYFTLRSALTPSNKRALRDLAKVSVVNREGDGATNVQANWSFVNNHDQEKNRVNQIMLDAYGIKTNTQYGKDGEPKSFEKLYNKEDEAKALAIYNKELASPTKKYSTENVVAQYAFLLSNKNTVPTVYYGDLYQTDASYMSKTTPYYDEITNLLKVRKQYAYGKQHVAYHTSNTSKEAGKDLISSVRFGKDRNTGVATVIGKNAALDTTVQVNMGKTHANQVFVDASGVTNTKLVTDKNGILTVPVKGIKTAEVNGYVGVFVPQATKAPVAAIKAGAVYQGKALDLKTTVTNTTSAVASTRYRVLDTKKATVDSKGRLTGKATGKTTVEATVTLKDGFVLKTVLPIETKANSVTLKATKATLKKNQTTRIAYTSATDKIKSVQYASANKKVAQVSSRGNVKGIKAGKTTIRVTYTTVGNYKVVKTFTVTVK from the coding sequence ATGAACAAGGCGAAAAAAGTCTCAACAGGTTTGCTTGCGGCATTGGTAGCGACAAGCGGACTGACGTATGCACCAGAAAGCGCAAAGGCTTTCGCACCAAGTGAAAAACTCGATAACCGCGTTATTTTCCAAAGCTTCAGCCTGTATCAACCATACGAAAGCAACATGTACCGGACGCTTGCTAAAAAAGGTGAGTTGCTCAATTCGTGGGGTGTGACAGATGTGTGGTTACCACCTGCATATCGTTCATTCGATATGGCACGTTACATGGAAGGATATGCAATCGCTGACCGTTATGACCTTGGTGAATTCCCACAAGGACCAGGTGGATCGGTTGCGACGAAATACGGAAAAGCCACACAACTCGAGATGATGGTCGACATGTTGCATGACGACAACATCAAAGTCCAGATGGACCTCGTTCCAAACCAAATGCTCGGTCTCAACAAACGTGAAGCTGTCTTCGTTCGTCGTGCGACAAGTTCAGGTGAGCCGTTCATGAACCCATTCACAGGTGGAGAAAAAACGAAGACCCTCGCAACGCCTTACCTCGCTTACACAAAAGGTGGCGGTATGGGACAAGAGAAGTACGGTTACCTCAAAGAGTGGAACAAATCATTCATCAATGGAACATCACTGCAAGGGCAGGGTATGGGGCGCGTCATGACGGACAAAGACGGTAAACCGTACCGTTACTTCGGTAAAGACGATGCGAACAACTACTTACCAGAATGGTTGCTTGACGCAGCGAAGACACAGAACTTGAATGTCGTCGATACGTACCTCGCAGCAGACGGTTGGTATGAAGTCTCACCAGAGAACTGGAAGCCGATGCTTTCGCAATATGCGAAGGATGAAGGATACCTCGAGTACATGAAACAAAACGGCTTCGAAACAAAAGAAGCTTTGCTTACTTCAACGGAAAACACCAAGATCGCTTCGTTGACGGAAGAATACATGAAGACACAAGCTGCGTACGGTTATGGGTCAGAAGAACGTTCATACCAAAACGATAACTCAGGAATCGATATCGAAGATCAGTTCCTCTTCGTTGATGAGACTGGTTTCCCAACACAGGCATACAACAAAACGATGACGAACAACGATGAGTTCTTGATCGGTGTCGACCTTGCGAACTCGAACCCAGAAGTCATCAAGGAACAAAAGAACTGGATGAAGTGGATGCTTGAAACGTACAAGTTCGACGGTTTCCGGATTGATGCTGCGTCGCACTACGATACGGCGATCCTCAAAGCAGAAGCGGAAATTTCAAAAGCACACTTCGGGAAACAAGATTACCTCAGCTATATCGAGAGCTATAAAACAGAACAGAATGCTTACATGAAAGCAAACAATAACGAGCAACTCGTCATGGACGGAGAGCTTTACTTCACGCTCCGTTCAGCACTCACACCATCGAACAAACGTGCACTCCGTGACTTAGCGAAAGTCTCAGTCGTTAACCGTGAAGGTGACGGCGCGACAAACGTTCAAGCGAACTGGTCATTCGTCAACAACCATGACCAAGAGAAAAACCGCGTCAACCAAATCATGCTTGATGCGTACGGCATCAAAACGAATACGCAGTACGGAAAAGACGGCGAGCCGAAATCGTTCGAGAAGCTCTACAATAAAGAAGATGAAGCGAAGGCACTTGCGATCTACAACAAAGAACTCGCAAGTCCAACGAAGAAATACTCGACGGAAAACGTCGTCGCGCAATACGCGTTCCTTCTTTCGAACAAAAACACGGTGCCAACGGTCTACTACGGTGATCTCTACCAGACGGATGCATCGTACATGTCGAAAACGACACCGTACTATGATGAAATCACGAATCTCCTAAAAGTCCGTAAACAGTATGCGTATGGTAAACAACACGTTGCGTACCACACATCGAACACGTCAAAAGAAGCGGGTAAAGACTTGATCTCAAGCGTCCGTTTCGGAAAAGACCGCAACACAGGTGTCGCGACAGTCATCGGGAAAAACGCAGCGCTTGATACGACGGTTCAAGTCAACATGGGTAAAACACACGCGAACCAAGTCTTCGTTGATGCTAGTGGCGTTACGAACACGAAACTCGTCACAGATAAGAACGGTATCTTGACGGTTCCAGTCAAAGGTATCAAAACAGCAGAAGTCAACGGTTACGTCGGCGTCTTCGTTCCACAAGCAACAAAAGCGCCAGTTGCAGCAATCAAAGCAGGTGCTGTCTACCAAGGAAAAGCACTCGACTTGAAAACGACAGTTACGAACACGACATCAGCAGTTGCGTCAACACGCTACCGTGTCCTTGATACGAAAAAAGCGACAGTTGATTCAAAAGGTCGTCTGACAGGTAAAGCAACAGGTAAGACGACGGTTGAAGCAACAGTTACGTTAAAAGACGGTTTTGTCTTGAAAACAGTTTTACCGATCGAAACAAAAGCGAACAGCGTCACGCTGAAAGCAACAAAAGCAACACTCAAGAAGAACCAGACGACACGTATCGCGTATACGTCAGCAACGGATAAGATCAAATCTGTTCAGTATGCGTCAGCGAACAAAAAAGTCGCGCAAGTCTCGTCACGTGGTAACGTGAAAGGGATCAAAGCAGGCAAAACGACGATCCGTGTCACATACACGACAGTAGGAAACTACAAAGTCGTCAAAACGTTCACAGTCACAGTCAAGTAA
- a CDS encoding S8 family peptidase has product MRTWIAGSLALGLICSTVPVNAFEKQETIRPAKLMKAKEVPAFSKQAGSALTGRFDSDGFAVWYFDAKDFVAKGTHFEFELDYNTYGTMFASKADAEAGRVYNRYYQVTDDTLYFPLSWSGRQYLVLEGYPGDRYSVPAYISRYEPIEESMTAAVKAVKPALLVQTRPGAMRAQSFGASKIESLASELRIERLVYNSYVEAEAAKKKFEQSNSVAFAEFDAPIQAFGVDAYQKHQWSLQNTGQKKGLKGADIGFVAMQKRIKGKKLSATKVAVLDSGINPTYADFAGKVRMDLGYDFINGDKTAWDDNGHGSHVAGIIAAGGNNTYGMTGINPMTTLIPIKVLDESGAGSVSGLVKGIQHATKQGARVINMSLGGSSSSKSIESALAAAVKKNILIVAASGNEGRGTVAYPARSKYVLSVGATGRKDTKASFSNYGTGLDLVAPGVSIPSYLADGELLYGSGTSMATPHVAGVASLMISLKPSLKASSVESILKKSAKDLGKKGYDTSYGAGRLNADNAVKLIP; this is encoded by the coding sequence ATGCGAACATGGATAGCAGGGAGCTTAGCGCTTGGTTTGATCTGTAGTACAGTACCAGTCAATGCGTTTGAAAAGCAGGAAACGATTCGTCCGGCAAAACTAATGAAGGCAAAGGAAGTCCCGGCGTTCTCAAAGCAAGCCGGTAGTGCTTTAACAGGTCGCTTTGATTCGGATGGATTTGCGGTCTGGTATTTTGATGCGAAGGATTTCGTCGCAAAAGGAACGCATTTTGAGTTCGAGCTCGACTACAATACGTACGGAACGATGTTCGCCAGTAAAGCCGACGCGGAAGCAGGTCGCGTCTACAATCGGTATTACCAAGTCACGGATGATACGCTCTACTTCCCACTCAGTTGGAGCGGACGACAATACTTAGTCCTCGAAGGCTATCCGGGCGACCGTTATTCTGTTCCTGCCTACATCTCACGTTACGAACCAATCGAGGAATCGATGACAGCTGCTGTCAAAGCAGTCAAACCGGCGTTACTTGTGCAGACACGCCCTGGTGCAATGCGGGCACAATCGTTCGGTGCCTCAAAAATCGAATCGTTAGCGTCTGAGCTCCGCATCGAACGACTCGTCTATAATTCCTATGTTGAAGCTGAAGCAGCGAAGAAAAAGTTCGAGCAATCGAACAGCGTTGCGTTCGCAGAGTTTGACGCACCGATCCAAGCATTCGGTGTCGACGCCTATCAAAAACATCAATGGTCGCTACAGAACACGGGACAAAAAAAGGGACTGAAGGGAGCAGACATCGGCTTTGTCGCCATGCAAAAACGCATCAAAGGCAAGAAGCTGTCTGCAACGAAAGTCGCAGTCCTTGACTCCGGCATTAATCCGACGTATGCCGACTTCGCCGGTAAAGTCCGGATGGATCTTGGCTATGATTTCATCAATGGCGATAAGACGGCGTGGGATGATAACGGACACGGTTCACACGTCGCCGGGATCATTGCAGCAGGTGGAAATAATACGTACGGGATGACCGGTATCAATCCGATGACGACGTTGATTCCAATCAAGGTGCTCGATGAGTCAGGGGCTGGTTCGGTGTCGGGACTCGTCAAAGGCATCCAGCATGCAACGAAACAAGGTGCCCGAGTCATCAACATGAGTCTCGGCGGTAGTTCTTCTTCGAAATCGATCGAGTCGGCATTAGCAGCGGCAGTCAAGAAGAACATCCTGATCGTCGCCGCTTCCGGAAATGAAGGACGCGGAACGGTCGCGTATCCGGCCCGTTCGAAATATGTCTTGTCGGTCGGTGCAACCGGACGAAAAGATACGAAAGCGTCGTTCTCGAATTATGGAACAGGTCTAGACCTCGTTGCTCCAGGCGTCTCGATCCCAAGTTATCTCGCAGATGGGGAGCTGTTATATGGAAGTGGTACTTCGATGGCGACGCCACACGTCGCGGGTGTCGCGAGTCTTATGATCAGTCTGAAGCCTTCCTTGAAGGCAAGTAGTGTGGAAAGCATCCTCAAGAAATCAGCGAAGGATCTCGGGAAAAAAGGCTATGATACGAGCTATGGTGCCGGTCGTTTGAACGCTGATAACGCCGTCAAACTAATCCCTTAA
- a CDS encoding S8 family peptidase, producing MKKVIVSALFVSAFGTYTWDTTEAATTAKKVPAIEAKTKKGYIKGTFDASGKALFYFDTKTYLSGGTHLKFAFDASKKATVYTSQTEYKQKDPYARYANSKKTLFFPLTWSGRQYIEVTGAKNKAFTIPYKLERLEPIREYATKSTTTGQATSLVVRLNGATKASTLSQTSRATDHETIDSTLRIEKFSYNSFIQAMAAKRQLEKTKGVRYVELDQPMKLLSTDPFQSVQWALKNTGQRGGVKGADIGYHAMVKRIANKSRSTVRVAVVDTGINPTYADFAGRVRMDLGYDFVHKRQLAYDDHGHGTHVAGVIAATSNNGYGMTGINDRASIIPIKVISRNNYASNSNIAKGILFAVKQKAKVINLSLGGGGVSLAIEDALAEARKKGIFVAAATGNEGASKLSYPARSKYAFSVGATNRFDKRASFSNYGEGLDLVAPGQDIASYLQDGESIFWSGTSMATPHVAGVASVLYSLKPSIKVTDVESILRKSAKDLGKKGRDTTYGYGRLNADRAVQLVK from the coding sequence ATGAAAAAGGTCATCGTCAGTGCTCTCTTCGTGAGTGCATTTGGTACATATACATGGGATACGACAGAAGCTGCGACAACGGCGAAAAAAGTCCCAGCCATCGAAGCCAAAACGAAAAAAGGCTACATCAAAGGAACGTTCGATGCGAGCGGGAAAGCCTTATTCTATTTTGATACGAAGACGTATCTGTCAGGTGGAACACACTTGAAGTTCGCCTTTGATGCTTCAAAGAAAGCGACCGTTTACACGTCGCAGACGGAATACAAACAAAAAGATCCATATGCGCGGTATGCGAATAGTAAAAAAACACTCTTTTTCCCACTGACGTGGAGTGGGCGACAATACATCGAAGTGACGGGGGCGAAGAACAAAGCATTTACGATTCCCTATAAACTCGAACGCCTTGAACCAATTCGGGAATACGCGACAAAATCAACGACAACCGGACAAGCGACGAGTCTCGTCGTCCGTCTGAACGGGGCGACGAAAGCGAGTACGTTGTCACAGACGTCACGCGCCACTGATCACGAAACGATTGACAGTACGTTACGTATTGAAAAGTTCTCCTACAACAGCTTCATCCAAGCGATGGCAGCCAAACGCCAACTCGAAAAAACGAAGGGCGTGCGTTACGTCGAACTCGATCAACCGATGAAGTTACTCAGCACTGATCCGTTCCAATCGGTTCAGTGGGCATTAAAAAACACGGGACAACGCGGAGGCGTTAAAGGAGCGGACATCGGTTATCACGCGATGGTCAAACGAATTGCCAACAAATCACGTTCGACCGTTCGCGTGGCGGTCGTCGATACGGGGATCAATCCGACCTATGCGGATTTCGCTGGACGCGTCCGAATGGATCTCGGCTACGATTTTGTCCATAAACGTCAACTCGCTTACGACGATCACGGACATGGGACACATGTCGCCGGTGTCATCGCCGCAACATCAAACAATGGGTATGGGATGACGGGGATCAACGACCGAGCAAGCATCATTCCGATTAAAGTCATCTCGCGCAATAACTATGCGTCGAACTCGAACATTGCCAAGGGCATTCTGTTCGCTGTGAAACAAAAGGCAAAAGTCATCAACTTGAGCCTTGGTGGTGGCGGTGTCTCACTGGCGATTGAAGATGCCTTAGCGGAAGCGCGCAAGAAAGGGATCTTCGTTGCAGCAGCAACCGGCAATGAAGGTGCATCGAAACTGTCCTATCCGGCACGTTCGAAATATGCGTTCTCGGTCGGGGCGACGAACCGATTCGATAAACGAGCGTCGTTCTCGAACTACGGCGAAGGACTGGATCTCGTTGCACCGGGACAAGACATCGCGAGTTACCTGCAAGATGGCGAATCGATCTTTTGGAGTGGTACATCGATGGCGACACCGCATGTCGCTGGCGTCGCGAGTGTCCTCTATAGCTTAAAGCCAAGTATCAAAGTGACGGACGTCGAATCGATCCTCCGCAAGTCAGCAAAGGACCTCGGCAAAAAAGGTCGTGACACGACGTACGGATACGGTCGCTTGAATGCTGATCGTGCCGTTCAGCTCGTGAAATAA